Proteins from a single region of Ziziphus jujuba cultivar Dongzao chromosome 1, ASM3175591v1:
- the LOC125420179 gene encoding photosystem II protein D1-like — MDFDPVVVLNHFVAPGVSEAYSAPVAAATAVFLIYPIGQGSFSDGMPLGISGTFNFMIVFQAEHNILMHPFHMLGVAGVFGGSLFSAMHGSLVTSSLIRETTENESANEGYRFGQEEETYNIVAAHGYFGRLIFQYASFNNSRSLHFFLAAWPVVGIWFTALGISLRCP, encoded by the coding sequence atggatttCGACCCCGTCGTAGTTCTCAATCATTTCGTGGCACCGGGTGTGTCTGAAGCATATTCAGCTCCTGTTGCAGCTGCTACTGCTGTTTTCTTGATCTATCCAATTGGTCAAGGAAGCTTTTCTGACGGTATGCCTCTAGGAATCTCTGGTACTTTCAACTTCATGATTGTATTCCAAGCTGAGCACAACATCCTTATGCACCCATTTCACATGTTAGGCGTAGCTGGTGTATTCGGCGGCTCCCTATTCAGTGCtatgcatggttccttggtaACTTCTAGTTTGATCAGGGAAACCACAGAAAATGAATCTGCTAATGAAGGTTACAGATTCGGTCAAGAGGAAGAAACCTACAATATCGTAGCTGCTCATGGTTATTTTGGACGATTGATCTTCCAATATGCTAGTTTCAACAACTCTCGTTCTTTACACTTCTTCCTAGCTGCTTGGCCTGTAGTAGGTATTTGGTTCACTGCTTTAGGTATTAGCCTTAGATGTCCATGA